The sequence below is a genomic window from Opitutia bacterium.
ACAACCGCGACCAGATCGTCCGCAGCGGCGCGGTCAACCTGAACCAGTTTCTCAGCCGCGAACTGCTCGACAGCGACGCCGCCGCGAGCCCCGCAGAATCGAGCACCGAGACCAGCCTCGTGACGACCGGCAGCTCCAACCTCCAACTGCGCGGCTTCGAGCGCGACGAAACCATCATCTTCATCAACGGCCGCCGCCTGCCCGAGACAATCCAAGACGTCTCCGGCCGCCTCGGCGCGCCGGACGTCAACATCGTCCCGCTCAGCCTCATCGAACAGGTCGAAGTCCTGCCCGTCTCCGCGGCCGCGCTCTACGGCGGCAACGCCGTCGGCGGCGTGATTAATCTCGTGCTGCGCCCGGAGTTCAACTCCACCGAGGTGCACACGTCCTACACCAACACGCTCGCGGGCTACGACGCGCCCGAAAAGACGGTGGCACTGCTGCACGGCCGCACGTTGCTCGACGGCCGGTTGCGCGTGCGGCTCAACGCCACGTTCAGCCGCAACCTGCCGCCCACCGAGGCCGAACTCGGGTTGATCGCGGCGCGGCCGGTCGACACCGCCAGCGATCAGATTTTTCGCGCCACGCCGAATGTGCGCAGCCTCGACGGCGCGCCCGTGTTGCCCGGCGGCTCCTCACGCTTCACGTCCGTCGCGCCCGGGGCCGACGGCCTTGGAGGACTCGCCGCCTTCGCCGGACGCGATGGCGTGCGCAGCACCGCGCTGTTCCGCACTCCGGGCGGTTTCTCGTCCTCGCCGGCGACGCGCGACTACGCCTACGGCCGCCGGCAGGACCGCGCGACGTGGTTTGGCTCGCTCAATTACGATCTCACCCCGCGCGTGCAGCTCGGCCTCGACGGCTCGTATTCCGCCACACAACTCGACCGCGGCTACAACGTCTTCTCGCAAGACTTACGCCTGCCGGCGACGTCGCCGTTCAACCCTTTCGGACGCGAAGTGGCCGTCTCGCTCAACGAAATCCCCCGCGCCCTCGGCCCCGACTACACGCGCGTCCGCCAGGAAGCCTACTCGGTGCTGGCAGGCGCGTTGATCCGCCTGCCCGCTGAGTGGCGCGTGGCGACCGACCTGCAATTCGCACGCTCGGTCACGCGGCTGCGCGGCATCGTCGAAGTCGATCCCACCGCTTGGCAGCGCCTCGTCGACCAAGGTCGCTACAACCCGCTGCGCGACACGCAAACCACCGACGCACCTGCGGCATTCTACGACGAGGCGCTGGTCTTCTACGGTGGCCGCGGCCAGACGGTGACATTCAGTGACTACGACGCGCTCGACGCCGCCGTCCGCGCCACGAATCAGGACATCACGCTGCCCACCGGCCGCGCGGTCGTAAACGCCGGTGTCGACTACCGCCGCAACCACCGCGCGTCTTACGTGGACTACCGTCGCTATGGCAACGGCGGCATCGTCGGCGACACGCAGACGTGGGGCGCGCGCTCGATCGAACGCTACAGCGGCTTCGGCGAACTGCAGGCGCCGCTGCTCCCCTCCGCTTGGCTGCCGCGCTGGCTCGCGTCGCTCGAAGCCGACGTCGCCGCCCGCTACATCGCCTCAAACAACGCCAGCGAAGCCTACGTCGCCCCCACGCTCGCCCTCAAAGCCGAGTTCGTCGGCGGCCTGGCTTTTCGCGGCAGCTTCAGCACCTCGAGCCGCTTCCCTACCCCGGGCATGAGCCGGCAAATCGTCGCGCCCGGCGGCGGCACTGGCGGCAGCGAGGGCACCTTCATCTTCGACCCCATCCTCCAGCAAGGCTACGTGGTCAACGCCACGCAGCCAGTCGACCCCGGACTCAAAACCGAGGACGCGATCACTCAAACCGCCGGCGTGATCTTCCAGCGCGGCCGCACGCGCCGCCTCCGCCTCGCGCTCGATTTCGTGGATACGCGCAAGACCAACGAACTCTTCGACCTGAAGGCTCAGGACGCCGTGAACCTCGAAACGGTCTTGCCGGATCGCGTGCGCCGCGACGCCTCCGGTCGCATCACGCAGGTTTCCGGCGGCATCATCAACGCCGCACGCCGCCACTCCCAGAACTGGAACTTCTCGACCGACGTGAGCCTGCCCGCCATCGGCGGCGGCACGCTCGATCTCTATTCACGCTGGGTCTACTTCCAGCGCTACGATCGCCAGCTGTTGCCCGGCAGCCGCGTCGTCGACCAAATCGACCACCCCGACGGCTCGATGTCGAACGTCCATCTGCTGCGCCACCGCCTCAACGTCGGCGCGAGTTGGAATCGTCCCGCCTGGGGCCTCGGCGCCGACGCCCACTACTTCGGTTCGCGCCGGCTCCCCGATTTTGAATGGGCTTCGCAAGGCTCCGACCGCATCGCGTCCACCTGGCAAGCCGACGTCTACATCCAGGGCGATCTCGCCCGCTGGCTGCCGTGGACAGACGCCCACCACGGCCTGCGCGCACAACTCCGCGTGAACAACGTCTTCGCCGCCGCCTTCCCGCGCTACGTCAACGCCCCCTCCGGTGCCGGCGTGCAATCCTACGGCGACTGGCGCGGCCGCACGCTCTCCCTCTCGCTCACGGCGACGTTTTGAGCGGCGAGCCTGGCGAAATTTCTCGGGCACCGATGGCGGAAGTCAGCCGACGGAATGTCGTGGATGACGAACGGCCCCACATCGCCCCGTCATGTCATCCGATAAAATCCTCGTGCTCGCGCGCCCGGCGTTCCTCGTCGCCTTCCTGATCCCGGCCATCGGCCTGGCGCAGACTTCCACTTGGATTGCGCCCGCCTCCGGCTCACAAGCGTGGGCCGATCCCACCAACTGGAGTGACGGCGTGCCAAACTCCCTGAGCGCGATCGCCGTGTTTCCGACCTCGCCTCCGAGCGGAGGGAACTTCGCCATCATCAGCGGCACCGACATCACGCTCGCTGCGCTCGACTTGCCGCGAGGAGAAGTTCAGGTGGGTGGCGTTGATCGCGCGGGCCCGGCCGGCGCACTTCAAGCGGCCACACTCACCATCAGCGGCGCCGGCGTATCACCTGCAGGTGATCACGGTAGATTGTCTGTGCCGAACGGCACCCTGCGTTTCGCAGCCGCCTCGGTCTTCCAAGGCGACATCCTAGCCACAGTCTACAACACCTTCTTCAACGCGCGCTCCGCCGTGATCTTCGCCGACAGCTCCGTCGATCGCGGCCATATCCTCGTCGGTGCAGGAAGAGGTAACGGCAGCTTGGAATTCCGCGACGCGTCCATCCTTGATGGCGGCGAGATTGCCATGAACTCATTTCTCGGAGGTTCGCTGGTTGTTTTCCGGGACCAGTCGTCCGTGCGCGATGGACTCGTTCGCACCGTTTCATCGATCGATTGTGCCACCATTCGCATTCAAGACGCCGCCAACACCGCAGGGTTGGCAATTGTCGGCACGAATTCGATCGCCGGCATGATCCGCATCGATGCAACCGAAGCAACCGGTCCCGTCGCGATAAAATCGATCAGCGGCAACGTCGATATCGCAATGGGGAACAATCCGCTCCGCGTCGGCGGCGACCTCTCGCTGGCGTCCGGCAGCCAGCTGTCGCTGACCTCGCCCGCCACCGCCAATGTAAGTGTTGGCGGCACCGCCAGTCTCGACGGTGCACTGAACCTCGGAGCGCTGCCGGTCGCCGCGCAGGTCGGCAGCCACCGCTATCCCGTCGTCGCCGCGAGTAGAATTGTCAGCCGGTTCACCACCACCAACGGACTGCCCAGCTCCACCGCGATGCTCAAGGCTGCCTTGGAATACACGGCGACCGACGTGGCCGTCCGGTTGCAGCAGCAATCCTTCGCCGGCCTCGCCGCCGCCAACTCGCCCGCCTCCACCGCGCTCGGCGTCCATCTCGATGAGACCCTCGCGACGGCCCAAGCCGGCTACTTCGATCTGCTCGCCGGCCTCAACCGTATGACCGCCACTGACGACGTGCGCACCGCACTCGCCGCACTGACCCCAGATCGCTACGCGGAACTGCCCGATCAAGCGTTCGTCCAATCCGCCGCTCGCCACGCCGGGATCGAACGCCAGCTCGACGCCCCCAATAGCGTGTTCTTCTCCGCACGTCATACCCGCCGCGAGCGCGACGCGAACGGCGAACACCCGCGCTCTGTCGCATCGTCGGATGGCGGCATCGCCGGCGCCGTCTGGCGCGGGAGCACGTGGACGCTAGCCACCAGCGTGGCAAGAGACGAAGAGACCGTCCAACTCGACGAAGTCGGCAGCCGATCGTCGAATCGCAGCATCACTCCCGGGTTGCATGGGCGATGGAGCGCCGGTCCGGTCCACCTCGATGCGACAATCGCGTTCACTCAGCACGAATACTCGCTTCGCCGCCGCATCACCTACTCCGGTTTCGACGCGCTCGCGGTTGCCCATCCCACGGCCAAGCAGTGGGACTTTTCGCTCACGGCCGCGCGCGACTTCCGCAGTCCGCGTGGGCAGCTCACGGTTGAAGTGGGCGCACTGGAGTCCACCTGGCGCGCCGGTGACTTCAGCGAATCGGCCGCAGGCAACGCAGGCATGCATTTCGCCGACTGGCGCAATCGCTCGCTACGCCTTCTCGCGGGTCTCAACCTCGCGCCTGCGCCGAGCCGCTCGAAGTGGAGCCCGCATCTTGCGATCCGCTGGCTGCACGAACTCGATCGCGACCGGAGCGTCCCATCGCACTTTGCCTCGGGCGACACGGACTATTACCTCGCGCCCGGACGGCCAGCCGAGGCCGACGAGTTGCAAGCCGACGTCGGCGTTTACTGGCAAGCCACCCGCCACGTGGGGATCTCGATCGCTGCAAACCTCGCCACGAGCGGTCAGCGCTCCGCTTCCACCGGCCTTTCCGGTGCCTGTCGCTGGCAATTTTGAGCGCGCGCCGTCGATTTCCCGCTTTCCCCTTCCTCGGCGGTTTGCTTCCGTGATCGGAGCATGCGCGTCCTCATCACCGGCATTTGCGGTTTCGTCGGCAGCACGGTCGCACGCGTGCTCGTGGAGGCGGGCGGTTACGAGGTATGGGGATTCGACAATTTCATCCGCCCGGGCAGCGAAACGAATCGCGCGCCGCTGGCGCAACTCGGCGTGAAGGTCATCACGGCCGACCTGCGCTTCGCCGATCAAATCGATGCGTTGCCGCCCGCGGACTTCGTGATCGATGCGGCGGCGAACCCCAGCGTGCTCGCCGGCGTCGACGGCAAGACGAGTTCACGCGAGCTCGTCGACCACAACCTCACCGGCACGATCAACGTTCTCGAATACTGCAAGCGCCACCGCGCGGGCTTCATTCTCCTGAGCACCAGCCGCGTCTATTCGATCGCGCCGCTGGCCAGCCTCGCGGTCGCGGTCGAGCGTGACGCCTTCGTCCCCGACGTCAGCCGCCCGCTGCCGCCGCAGTTGAGCGCGGCGGGGTTGAACGAGGAATTCTCCACCGGCGCGCCGATCTCGCTCTACGGCGCCACCAAGCTCGCTTCCGAGGCGATGGCGCTCGAATACGGCGAAACATTTGGCTTTCCGGTCTTCATCAACCGCTGCGGCGTGCTCGCGGGCGCAGGCCAGTTCGGTCGCGCGGACCAAGGCATCTTTGCCTACTGGATCAACGCGTGGCGGCGGAAGCGTCCGTTGAAATACCTCGGCTTCGGTGGCCTCGGCCATCAGGTGCGCGATTGCCTGCATCCGCGGGACTTGGTGCCGCTGTTGGAAAAACAGTTCCGCGCCGGCAAACTCGGCACAGCGGATCGGCTCATCAACCTCTCCGGTGGCGCCGCATCCGCCATGTCGCTCAAGCAACTCAGCGATTGGTGCGCCGGGCGCTTCGGTCCGCACACGGTGGCGCAGGACGGCACACCGCGGCCGTTCGACATCCCGTGGATCGTCCTGGACCACGCGAAAGCCACCCGGCTCTGGAACTGGCAACCGCGGACGGCCGCGTCGGCAATCCTCGACGAAATCGCCCGCCATGCCGAAGCGCACCCCGATTGGTTGGAGCTGTCTGCGCCCCGCTAGCCCGGGCTTGCCCCGCAGCCCGGTTGTTGTCGAATGGTCCGATGCCCGCGGCCGCCGCGCCTCTCCGACTTTATTCGATCGTTATCCCTGCCCGGGACGAGCAGGACTCGCTGCCGCCCACGCTGACGGACATCTACGAGACCTTCACCCGCGAAGGCGTGCCGCACGAGATCGTGGTGGTCGACGACGGCAGCCGCGACCGCACTTGGACCGTGCTACAGGAGCTGAAGCAGAAGATTCCCACGCTCGCTCCCGTCCAAAATCCCGGCCCGCATGGCTTCGGCCGCGCCGTCGTCTACGGTCTTAACCATATGAAAGGCGATGCGGTCGCCATCATGATGGCCGACGCCTCCGACTCGCCCGCCGACGCCGTGAACTACTGGCGTCTG
It includes:
- a CDS encoding NAD-dependent epimerase/dehydratase family protein; the encoded protein is MRVLITGICGFVGSTVARVLVEAGGYEVWGFDNFIRPGSETNRAPLAQLGVKVITADLRFADQIDALPPADFVIDAAANPSVLAGVDGKTSSRELVDHNLTGTINVLEYCKRHRAGFILLSTSRVYSIAPLASLAVAVERDAFVPDVSRPLPPQLSAAGLNEEFSTGAPISLYGATKLASEAMALEYGETFGFPVFINRCGVLAGAGQFGRADQGIFAYWINAWRRKRPLKYLGFGGLGHQVRDCLHPRDLVPLLEKQFRAGKLGTADRLINLSGGAASAMSLKQLSDWCAGRFGPHTVAQDGTPRPFDIPWIVLDHAKATRLWNWQPRTAASAILDEIARHAEAHPDWLELSAPR
- a CDS encoding autotransporter domain-containing protein, which gives rise to MSSDKILVLARPAFLVAFLIPAIGLAQTSTWIAPASGSQAWADPTNWSDGVPNSLSAIAVFPTSPPSGGNFAIISGTDITLAALDLPRGEVQVGGVDRAGPAGALQAATLTISGAGVSPAGDHGRLSVPNGTLRFAAASVFQGDILATVYNTFFNARSAVIFADSSVDRGHILVGAGRGNGSLEFRDASILDGGEIAMNSFLGGSLVVFRDQSSVRDGLVRTVSSIDCATIRIQDAANTAGLAIVGTNSIAGMIRIDATEATGPVAIKSISGNVDIAMGNNPLRVGGDLSLASGSQLSLTSPATANVSVGGTASLDGALNLGALPVAAQVGSHRYPVVAASRIVSRFTTTNGLPSSTAMLKAALEYTATDVAVRLQQQSFAGLAAANSPASTALGVHLDETLATAQAGYFDLLAGLNRMTATDDVRTALAALTPDRYAELPDQAFVQSAARHAGIERQLDAPNSVFFSARHTRRERDANGEHPRSVASSDGGIAGAVWRGSTWTLATSVARDEETVQLDEVGSRSSNRSITPGLHGRWSAGPVHLDATIAFTQHEYSLRRRITYSGFDALAVAHPTAKQWDFSLTAARDFRSPRGQLTVEVGALESTWRAGDFSESAAGNAGMHFADWRNRSLRLLAGLNLAPAPSRSKWSPHLAIRWLHELDRDRSVPSHFASGDTDYYLAPGRPAEADELQADVGVYWQATRHVGISIAANLATSGQRSASTGLSGACRWQF
- a CDS encoding TonB-dependent receptor, producing MNRFAVAVRQFFRVLVRALPLLCFALASNPSSRAAPRDFSLPAQSAAQALLAFSAQAEVEVLFAFDELDRVAAHAVSGRLEPEAALAQLLEGTGFVGRRNRAGKFLVRAAPATGAVHGRILLPDGRGIAGIAVRLLGTAKATATDRDGEFNFDAVPAGSWRLHVASDGFQPVELVDLTVEPHRVLTLAPVRLRLGSDVTVLAPYTVNAESNSLRTSRNPVLIARRAAGNLDLPRTVDDALPFAVYNRDQIVRSGAVNLNQFLSRELLDSDAAASPAESSTETSLVTTGSSNLQLRGFERDETIIFINGRRLPETIQDVSGRLGAPDVNIVPLSLIEQVEVLPVSAAALYGGNAVGGVINLVLRPEFNSTEVHTSYTNTLAGYDAPEKTVALLHGRTLLDGRLRVRLNATFSRNLPPTEAELGLIAARPVDTASDQIFRATPNVRSLDGAPVLPGGSSRFTSVAPGADGLGGLAAFAGRDGVRSTALFRTPGGFSSSPATRDYAYGRRQDRATWFGSLNYDLTPRVQLGLDGSYSATQLDRGYNVFSQDLRLPATSPFNPFGREVAVSLNEIPRALGPDYTRVRQEAYSVLAGALIRLPAEWRVATDLQFARSVTRLRGIVEVDPTAWQRLVDQGRYNPLRDTQTTDAPAAFYDEALVFYGGRGQTVTFSDYDALDAAVRATNQDITLPTGRAVVNAGVDYRRNHRASYVDYRRYGNGGIVGDTQTWGARSIERYSGFGELQAPLLPSAWLPRWLASLEADVAARYIASNNASEAYVAPTLALKAEFVGGLAFRGSFSTSSRFPTPGMSRQIVAPGGGTGGSEGTFIFDPILQQGYVVNATQPVDPGLKTEDAITQTAGVIFQRGRTRRLRLALDFVDTRKTNELFDLKAQDAVNLETVLPDRVRRDASGRITQVSGGIINAARRHSQNWNFSTDVSLPAIGGGTLDLYSRWVYFQRYDRQLLPGSRVVDQIDHPDGSMSNVHLLRHRLNVGASWNRPAWGLGADAHYFGSRRLPDFEWASQGSDRIASTWQADVYIQGDLARWLPWTDAHHGLRAQLRVNNVFAAAFPRYVNAPSGAGVQSYGDWRGRTLSLSLTATF